From a single Mycolicibacterium mengxianglii genomic region:
- a CDS encoding sugar transferase — MSDSSKRHAWTKRAFDLVVASVMFVVLSPVFAIIALMIRCTSGAPVLFRQQRPGLHQELFTMYKFRTMRAPYPGENPWTTDDLRITRIGRVLRRTSLDELPQLLNVISGRMSLVGPRPLLPEYLGRYSPHHARRHEVRPGITGLAQITGRKLLPYSDKLDLDVRYIDDWSFRLDLKILLRTLLEPFRRAEQGGFNEFDDLGLTVGLDTHGLDR, encoded by the coding sequence GTGTCTGATTCCAGTAAGAGGCACGCTTGGACGAAGCGTGCGTTCGACCTGGTGGTTGCCTCTGTGATGTTCGTGGTGTTGTCGCCGGTGTTCGCGATCATCGCGCTGATGATCCGTTGCACCTCTGGTGCACCGGTGCTGTTTCGGCAGCAACGCCCAGGATTACATCAAGAGCTGTTCACGATGTACAAATTCCGCACCATGCGTGCGCCATATCCCGGCGAAAATCCCTGGACAACCGATGATTTGAGGATCACCCGTATCGGCCGGGTGCTGCGTAGGACGAGTCTGGACGAACTGCCCCAGCTGCTGAACGTGATCAGTGGGCGCATGAGCCTCGTTGGGCCAAGGCCGTTGCTCCCGGAGTACCTCGGCAGATACTCGCCACATCATGCCCGCCGGCACGAAGTCCGGCCCGGAATCACCGGGCTGGCGCAGATCACCGGGCGAAAATTGCTGCCGTACTCGGACAAGCTCGACCTCGACGTGCGCTATATCGACGACTGGTCGTTCCGTCTCGATCTGAAAATCCTGCTGAGGACGCTGCTCGAGCCGTTCAGGCGTGCGGAACAGGGCGGATTCAACGAGTTCGATGACCTCGGGCTCACGGTCGGGTTGGACACACACGGGCTCGATCGATGA
- a CDS encoding MATE family efflux transporter: MSARDGFPDAPGPERETLRRGRHYVTAGTWAIIDQALSSGSNFLLAIIVVRSVSPEDFGAFSIGVVIYVLTIGVCRALTTEPLAIRFGRATGPIMAEAPRCLGLALWLGSLIGTGCVVAAFAAGGNIQSVLLVLGLSLPLLIMQDACRVTCFALDRPRLAATNDAVWALSMVPFVILAMNWPGAQTWHYVAAWLIPGAAAGVLLLAQLHVVPSLRGARGWFVNTRTLGMPLVWNYGLMVAPAYLLFALMPLVSSLFELGMARAAYLPYGFFGVIFQGVWLVLLPAASRRSNAHLARLAVWSSTGLGALALLWASVLAFAIPPWLGVALFGESWTEAASIRLIFAGALVAQALGVGPLIALRVLEAPKLLVYVRLVTAPLMIFAGLLLSSTQGATGLAAAIMFGDVSATLLSWIVFQRIRRSKTVPDSAASSEVVDSGRQDDGRSLSRLSSQEQAC, encoded by the coding sequence ATGAGTGCACGAGACGGTTTCCCCGATGCGCCGGGCCCTGAGCGGGAAACCCTGCGTCGAGGGCGGCACTATGTCACCGCGGGCACCTGGGCGATCATCGACCAGGCGCTCTCGAGCGGATCCAACTTCTTGTTGGCCATCATCGTGGTCCGATCAGTTTCACCCGAGGATTTCGGTGCTTTCTCCATCGGCGTCGTCATCTACGTCCTGACGATAGGCGTTTGCCGGGCACTGACTACCGAACCACTTGCGATCCGGTTCGGCCGGGCGACGGGACCGATCATGGCGGAAGCCCCGCGGTGTCTGGGATTGGCGCTGTGGCTCGGCTCCCTGATCGGAACTGGCTGCGTCGTCGCGGCATTCGCTGCGGGGGGAAACATCCAGTCAGTTCTGTTGGTGCTTGGACTGAGTCTGCCCTTGCTGATCATGCAAGACGCCTGTCGCGTCACGTGTTTCGCGCTCGATCGCCCGCGTCTTGCCGCAACCAACGACGCGGTTTGGGCACTGTCCATGGTGCCGTTCGTGATACTGGCCATGAACTGGCCCGGCGCCCAGACGTGGCACTACGTCGCTGCCTGGCTCATTCCCGGGGCGGCCGCCGGTGTTCTACTGCTCGCGCAACTGCATGTTGTTCCCTCGCTTCGAGGAGCGCGAGGATGGTTCGTCAACACCCGGACGCTGGGGATGCCGTTGGTGTGGAACTACGGCCTCATGGTGGCGCCTGCTTACCTGTTGTTCGCGTTGATGCCGTTGGTATCTTCGCTTTTCGAACTGGGTATGGCGCGCGCGGCGTACCTCCCGTACGGCTTCTTCGGCGTCATCTTCCAGGGTGTCTGGTTGGTGCTGCTGCCTGCAGCGTCCCGGCGAAGCAATGCACACCTCGCCCGTCTGGCCGTCTGGTCATCGACAGGCCTGGGGGCTCTGGCACTGCTGTGGGCGAGTGTGCTGGCTTTTGCCATCCCGCCGTGGCTCGGTGTGGCGTTGTTCGGTGAAAGCTGGACCGAAGCTGCGTCGATCCGCTTGATTTTCGCCGGCGCCCTGGTGGCCCAAGCGCTGGGCGTGGGACCGCTGATTGCCCTCCGGGTCCTGGAGGCGCCCAAGCTTCTGGTGTACGTCCGACTCGTCACGGCGCCCCTGATGATCTTCGCGGGGCTACTCCTGTCCTCGACTCAGGGGGCGACGGGTTTGGCGGCGGCCATCATGTTCGGAGACGTGTCCGCAACCCTGTTGTCCTGGATAGTATTTCAGCGGATCAGACGGTCGAAGACCGTTCCTGATTCGGCGGCTTCATCGGAGGTCGTCGACTCAGGTCGCCAGGATGACGGCCGCAGCTTGTCCCGCCTGTCTTCGCAGGAGCAGGCGTGCTGA